The DNA sequence CATCTATAACCATTTGTTTAATTTTGATAAAGTTTGAATCAAATCTTCTGTTAAATCCAACCATTAGTTTTACACCACACTCGTTTACAACATTAATAACATTCTGTATAGTTTTAATATCTAAGTCGATGGGTTTTTCGCAAAAGATGTGTTTGCCGGCTTTAGCTGCCTCAATTGTATATTGCGCATGTGTATTAGTCGGAGAGCAAATTACAACTGCATCAATTTCCGGATTGCTTATAATATTTTTATAATCTGAAGAAAAATTTTTAATATTAAATTTTGCAGCTAACTTTTTTGCTTCATCTTCATTAACATCAGCTATTTCTACAATTTCAGCATCCGGTATATTTTGCACAATAGTTTCAGTATGTACTTTTCCTATTCTTCCCGCACCAATAATTCCTATTCTTAGTTTTTCCATTTTTATTTCCGTAATAATTTATAAACCTAATTTTTTAATATAATCCCTATTATGCTGAGCACATTCTTTAGGATTGCCCATTCCGGGTAAAACATCTTGCTCAACAACAATCCATCCCTCATAATTTATATTTTTTAATTCTATAACAATCGATGGAAAATCTACTGCACCTTTACCCAATTCACAGAAGACTCCATTCTTTACTGATTCAAAATAATTCCATTTTTCTTTACGTGATTTTTCTGCAATATTATTTTCACAATCTTTAAAGTGAATATGCCAAATTCTATTTTCATGTTTTTTTAAAGCTATTAGCGGATCTCCACCGCCAAACATGTAGTGTCCCATATCCAAAACTAATCCCAATAAATTTGGATCAGTAAGTTCCATCAATTTATCAACTTCAGATGGAGTTTCTACAAATCCAGCACAATGATGATGAAAAACCGTTCGAAGTCCGGTTTCATCTTTCACAGCTTTTGCTAAATTGTTTGAACCCTCAGAAAATATTTTCCATTCATCATTATTTAAACCAAAATCTGGTGTAATTCTTCCGGCATTTTTTGTACGATAATCAACTTTCCCATTGTCATCTGCAAGAACAATAAATGCATTTTCATATCCCGCATTTTTCATCAAGTTTGCTGTTTTTATTGCAACTGCAATTCCATCTGCATGTGCAGATTTATCTTTTAGGAATACGGGAACAAAAGCCCCCACCATTGTTAATTTACGTTTTATTAATTCTTCAGCTAATTCTTTTGGATCAGTAGGCATAAATCCCCAATCACCAAGTTCAGATCCGACATAACCGGTTTCTTTAATTTCATTTAATACTTGAATATAATCCGGAGCTTGTCCTTCCAAATCAAATTCAAGTACTCCCCATGAACATGGAGCATTTGCAATTTTTATCATAGTTCAACTCCAATTTTAATTAAAATTTTCTTGTCCATTCACTATACCATCTTTCAATCACAACTTTTGTTTGAGTATAAAATTCCACCGCATGGTTTGATTGAGCATGAAGATCTCCGTAGAAAGATTCTTTCCAACCACTAAACGGAAAGAAAGCCATTGGCGCGGCAATTCCAATGTTTACGCCAATATTTCCCGCAACAACATCGTGCCTAAATTTTCTTGCGGCAGAACCATCTGATGTAAATATACAAGCAGCATTTCCGTATTTGCTTGAATTAATAAATGAAATTGCTTCATCCAAATTTTCAGCATATTTTAAATTCATTACAGGACCAAATATTTCTGTCGTTGCTGCGTCAGTATCAATCGGAGCATTTTCAATTATCGTCGGGAATACATAATTTCCGGTTTCATAATTTTCAACATTTTGATTTCTTCCATCAAGTAAAACGTTTGCGCCTTTTTCTTCAGCTTCATTTATAATTTTTAAAATTCTCTCTTTACTTTCTTTAGTAATTATTGCACCCATTTGTGAAGCTTTATCTAAACCATAACAAGTTGTTTTTGATTTAGCAGAATCAATTAATTTTTGCACAAATTTATCTTTTGCTTCGCCAACTAAAATAACGGTTGATGCAGCTAAACATCTTTGTCCCGCGCATCCGTAAACACTATCCGAAATAATATTTGTAGTTGTTTCAACATCTGCATCCGACATTATTACAACGGGATTTTTTGCACCGCCTTGCGCTTGAACTCGTTTACCATTTTCAGTTCCTTTTGAGTAAACATACTTTGCAATTTTTGATGAACCAACAAAACTAATTGCTTTAATTTCCGGATGTGTTAAAATTCCATCAACTGTTTCTTTTCCGCCATGAACCAAATTTAAAACTCCTTTAGGGAGATTCAATTCTTCCAAAAGTTCAAATATTTTTGTCATTGTTTCCGGAACTTTTTCCGATGGTTTAACGATGTAAGTATTTCCACATGCTATTGCGTATGGCATAAACCAAAATGTAATCATTATAGGAAAGTTAAAAGGAGCAATGCATGAGCCAACTCCCAAAGGCTGACGAATTACATACTCATCAATTCCGCTTGCAATATCTTCAGAAAATTCACCTTGCATTAATGTTGGAATTCCGCATGCGACTTCAATATTTTCAACCGCTCTAACAATTTCTGCTTTTGATTCGGCAAAAGTTTTGCCGCATTCTTTTGTACTTATTATTGCAATTTCATCGGCATTGTTTTCAAGAATGGTTTTCATTTTGAATAAATATTGAATTCTCTTTTCTGCCGGAGTATTTCTCCATTCTAAAAATACCTTAGAAGCAGACGCAGCAGCAAATTTAACATCTTCAGCGCATCCTTCCGGAACTTGACTAATTACTTCACCATTGCCGGGATCAACAACATTTAAATATTTATCTGATTTACTTTCGACCCATTCACCATTTATATAATTTTTTAATTTTTTCATTTAGATAAAATCCTTTATAAATAATATCGCTGTTCTTTTTTATGCACTTTATATTCTTCGTAAGCTTTTTTTACCGAATCTATATTGGATACTTCGGAAACCGCAACTTCCCACCAGCTATAGCCTTCAACAGTTTTTTCTAAATTTGTTTCAACATAAATTACAGTTGTTTTATCTGCATTTTTTGCTTTACTTAGACATTCGGTAAGTTCATTATAACTTTTTGCAACTAAAACATTTGCTCCTAAGCTTTCAGCGTTCTTAATAAAATCGACTGGTAAAATATCGCCGTCTAAACTTCCGGATTTATCATTTCTATATCTGTACTTTGTCCCGAATCTCTGACCGCCTAACGATTCTGATAATCCGCCAATGCTTGCAAAGCCGTTATTATTTAATAGAATAATTGTAAATTTTATTCCTTCTTGAATTGATGTAATAATTTCGTGATTATTCATTAAATAATTTCCATCGCCGATCATTACATAAATTTCTCTATCCGGAGAAGCCATTTTTACACCAATACCGGCTGCAATTTCATATCCCATTGTTGAATAACCATATTCAAGATGAAAACTTTTTTCATTTTGTGTTCGCCACAATTTATGCAAATCGCCGGGTAAACTGCCAGCCGCACAAATCACAACATCTTTGGCATCGGAAAAATTATTTACAGCACCAACAACTTCTGCTTGTGTCATTGGAAATTGTTTTTTGTCAGAATAATATTCGGAAACTTTTTTATCCCAAGTTTTATTAAATTCTATAGCTTTATTTCGCCATGAAGTTTCAACTTTAAAATCTTTTAACATTTCAATTAATTCATGTAACGCAGCTTTTGCATCGCTGATTAAAGGCAATGCAGAATGTTTGTGTGAATCAAAATCGGTTACATTTATATTTATGAATTTAACATTCGGATTTTTAAAAGCGGTTTTTGATGAAGTTGTAAAATCACTATAGCGTGTTCCTATTCCGATAATTAAATCTGCTTCAGCAGTCATTTGAACTGCCCCCGGTGTTCCCGTTGCTCCCACGGCTCCAAGATTTTCCGGTTTAGCATAACTAATTGAACCTTTACCGGCAAATGTTTCCGCAACCGGAATTCCGGTTAAATCAATTAATTTATTTAACACAGTTGTTGCTTCGCTATAAATAGTTCCGCCGCCGGTAATTATAATTGGTTTTGAACTATTTTTTATCATTTCTACAGCTTTTAATAGAAGCTCTTTATCGGGTCTAATTCTTGGAATTTTCCAAATTCTTTCGTTAAACAAATCTATTGGAAAATCATAAGCTTCAGCTTGAACATCTTGAGGCAAAGCTAATGTTACAGTTCCCGTTTCAGATGGCGATGTTAAAACTCTCATCACTTCGGGCAATGCTGTAATTAATTGCTCGGCTCTATTTATTCTATCCCAATATTTTGAAACTGGTTTGAAGCAATCATTTACAGAAATATCTTGAGTACTTTGTGATTCTAATTGCTGCAATACCGGAGCGACATTTCTTCTTGCAAAAATATCTCCGGGAATTAATAAAACCGGTAATCTATTGATAGTAGCTGCGGCGGCTCCGGTCAGCATATTTGTTGCTCCCGGTCCGATAGATGTTGTACAAACAAAAGTTTCCATTCTGTTTTTCATTTTTGCATAAGCTGCAGCAGTATGAACCATCGATTGTTCGTTTCTTGTTTGATAATATCTAAATTCCGGATTTTCTTGAAGAGCTTCACCAATGCCGGCAACTATTCCATGACCAAATATTCCAAAACATCCGACAAAGAATTTATTTTTTTTTCCGTCTCTTTCGACATATTGGTTCATTAAAAATTTTATTACAGCTTGAGCAACTGTGAGTTTTACAGTTTCCATTAAAATCCTCCGTGAGATTCAATAAATTGCATAACTTCATCATGAGTTGGATTAAAATTTGCGCAACCATGTTTGGTAACTAAAATTGCGCCGCAGGCATTAGCAAGTCTGCAGCTTTTGTACCAATCCCAACCATTTAAGTAGCCATAAATAAATCCAGCTGCAAAAGCATCTCCGGCACCAAGAATATTTATTACTTCAACGGGAAATCCCGGAACATCAATTCTCTTTCCATCTTGCAAATAATAAGATGAACCTTTTGCTCCGCGTTTTACAATTAATGCTTCAACTCCGGTTTTTAAAATATTCTCAATTGCTTCATCAATATTGCCGGTTATTTCCGGTGCAGATATTTGCTGATTCTTAATGCAAATTTGTGTTGGGTCTTTAAGCATTGTTGCTAATATTTCTTCTTCAGTTCCGATTGCTAAATTTGCATAATTTAAAAAAGCACGCGTTGTTACTCCAAAAGCTCTTGCATCATACCACTGATCTGCGCGAAAATCCAAATCAATTAAAACTGGAATTTTATTTTCACGTGCTTGTTCTGCGGCAAAAAATGCAGCAGATCGACTTGGCTCAATATTCAAAGCGGTTGCAGAAACTTCAAGCAATCTCGTATTTGAAATATTTGCATTTATTACATCATCAATATTAAATTTTGAATCGGCGCAATTATCACGATAATAAACTAACGGAAAATTATTCGGAGGTTCTATTCCCAATATTACCGCGCTTGTTCTTGCACCGTCTTTAATCGGAATAAATTTTGTTTCTACATCTTCCTTTTTTAAAAAATTAAGAAGGAATTTTCCGACTTGATCATTTCCCACGGCAGAAAGTAATGCCGATTTTAATCCTAATCTTCTTAAACCAACGGCAATGTTTAACGGCGAGCCGCCGACAAAAGCCCCAAATTCTTTAATATCAATAAACGGCACACCAATATTATTGCTGTACAAATCTATTGACGAACGACCGTATGTAAAAACATCATATTTTTTTTCTGAATTATTCATTGTTCATTTCCAAAGTTACTAAGGGAAGTCTTTCATCCATTTTTTCCCAAGTTCCGTAAATCCATTTATGATCCGGATCATCAGTATTTGCTAACGATTGATCGGAACCCGCTAAAAAGTTTAGGTAATATGTATTGTAGCCATGTCCGGCTGAAACCGGATGATATCCTTTAGGAATTAATACAGCATCGTTATTATGCGGTTCTGCAATTTCGTTTAAATCTCTGTTATCCGTATAAACTTTTTGCAGAGCAAATCCTTGAGGTTTTTCGAATTTATAAAAATATATTTCCTCTAATTCTGCTTCAAGTAATTTTCCATTTGGATCAACTTTTCTTTCATCATGTTTGTGTGCGGGAAAAGAACTCCAATTTCCGGAAGGAGTATAAACTTCTACACAAACAAGTTTACCGCACGCAGAGCCAGGAGGCAATATTGAATTTATTTGTCGTGATGCATTATCACCGCCTCGTAATTCAATTCCATAATTTTTTACCATTTGAGGTGTAATAAAATAGCCGTCATAATCATTTTGCGATTTGCAATAACCGAACGCAAAATCGACTTCATCACTTTGACATTTTAAAATAAATTCTGTGTTAGGAGGTAAATAAGCTGCATGCGGCAAACCTTTGAAAACATTTTTCCTTCCGTTTTCCGTAAACCATTTTCCGTATTTTGATTCTATTGAAAACTTTCCGCCGAGCAATACAATACAAATTTCATTTTGTTCTGTATTACTTTTCCAAACATCACCTTTAAATAATTTTTGTGCACCAAAGTTTAAATACTTCCATACAATATTTTCAGAAGTTAAATCATGATATCGACTTGAGCCAATATTATTAGGATGAATCAATAATTTACATTTTGTATCAATATTCATCTGTATAAATTTTTATTATTATGATTAATTAATTCTAACATTTCTATTCTCAACTTTTATTCTAAAACAAATTCTAAAGTCCCGCCGTTGATAATATCAGAATGATTAATAATATTTTTATCTAAAATTTTGTCATTAAATAAAATTATTTTTACTTCATCATTTGTATTTGAACCAGTTTTTTTAATTGTAAAATTCTTTCCGTTTCCAATATCAATTATACTCTTTTCATGATTAGGCAAAAATATTGAATATTCATCTGAACCGGGACAAACCGGATATAATCCCATCGAAGCAAAAACATACCAAGCCGACATTTGGCCGGCGTCATCATTCCCGCTTAATCCACCCGGGTCCGCGCTATATTCCTCGTTGAGAATTTTTGAAATAATTTTATTTGTTTTATTTTGTTCACCACTGTATGAAAATAAAAATGGAATTTGATGACTTGGTTCATTTCCATGCCAATAATTTTCACTTTCAAAAAAGTTTGATAACTCCATATTAAATTTTTCTTGACCACCCATTAAACTTATTAATCCATTTACATCATGCGGAACATACCATGTATATTGCCAAGGAGTTCCTTCGGTTATATACGGCATTCGTTTATCCTTTACAAAATCTTTTGTAAAAGTTCCATCTTTAAATTTTCCTCGCACACTTTTTACGTTTGCATCATACACATTTTTATAATTTTTTGATCTATTAAAGAAATATTCAAAATCTTTTGTGTATCTCTTTTTTTTTGCAATTTGACTTAAAGCAAAATCATCATAGGAATATTCTAAAGTTCTGGAAACTTGTTCTTGCTGATGGAAAGATTCTTTCACACTGTCTTCAAGCGGAATAAAGCCATACTGCATATAGGATTTTAGAGCTCTTCTACCTTTTCCATTTACATAATCTTTAAATTCTTTCGGTGATTCAGTAGCATTTTTTTTTAGATATGAATATTCGTTTTCATTAAGATCAATTATATTTTTGATATATGCATCCGCAATTAACGAAATTACATGATCGCCAATCATAGCGGATGTGTAACTATTCCAACATGGAAAAATTGGAAGCCAACCGCCTTGCTCAGCCATCTGCAAAAGTGAATGCATCATTCCTTTACTTTTATTTGGCAAAATTATATTAAACAATGGATGAAGCGCACGGTATGTATCCCAAACTGAAAAATCAGAATAATAATTTTCTTTACCGGAATTTTTTATTCCCTTACCGCCGTTAAATGAAGGATATTCGCCGTTGCAATCGCTATAAATTCTTGGATGTTGAAGTGAATGATAAAGTGCTGTGTAAAATTTAACTTTATCTTCTTCTATACTTGTTTCAATTTTTATTTTTGATAAATATTCATTCCAAATATTTTTCAAATTTGTTTTTACTTCATCAAAACTTTTATTACCAATTTCTTCGTC is a window from the Ignavibacteriota bacterium genome containing:
- a CDS encoding TIM barrel protein; this translates as MIKIANAPCSWGVLEFDLEGQAPDYIQVLNEIKETGYVGSELGDWGFMPTDPKELAEELIKRKLTMVGAFVPVFLKDKSAHADGIAVAIKTANLMKNAGYENAFIVLADDNGKVDYRTKNAGRITPDFGLNNDEWKIFSEGSNNLAKAVKDETGLRTVFHHHCAGFVETPSEVDKLMELTDPNLLGLVLDMGHYMFGGGDPLIALKKHENRIWHIHFKDCENNIAEKSRKEKWNYFESVKNGVFCELGKGAVDFPSIVIELKNINYEGWIVVEQDVLPGMGNPKECAQHNRDYIKKLGL
- a CDS encoding CoA-acylating methylmalonate-semialdehyde dehydrogenase translates to MKKLKNYINGEWVESKSDKYLNVVDPGNGEVISQVPEGCAEDVKFAAASASKVFLEWRNTPAEKRIQYLFKMKTILENNADEIAIISTKECGKTFAESKAEIVRAVENIEVACGIPTLMQGEFSEDIASGIDEYVIRQPLGVGSCIAPFNFPIMITFWFMPYAIACGNTYIVKPSEKVPETMTKIFELLEELNLPKGVLNLVHGGKETVDGILTHPEIKAISFVGSSKIAKYVYSKGTENGKRVQAQGGAKNPVVIMSDADVETTTNIISDSVYGCAGQRCLAASTVILVGEAKDKFVQKLIDSAKSKTTCYGLDKASQMGAIITKESKERILKIINEAEEKGANVLLDGRNQNVENYETGNYVFPTIIENAPIDTDAATTEIFGPVMNLKYAENLDEAISFINSSKYGNAACIFTSDGSAARKFRHDVVAGNIGVNIGIAAPMAFFPFSGWKESFYGDLHAQSNHAVEFYTQTKVVIERWYSEWTRKF
- the iolD gene encoding 3D-(3,5/4)-trihydroxycyclohexane-1,2-dione acylhydrolase (decyclizing); its protein translation is METVKLTVAQAVIKFLMNQYVERDGKKNKFFVGCFGIFGHGIVAGIGEALQENPEFRYYQTRNEQSMVHTAAAYAKMKNRMETFVCTTSIGPGATNMLTGAAAATINRLPVLLIPGDIFARRNVAPVLQQLESQSTQDISVNDCFKPVSKYWDRINRAEQLITALPEVMRVLTSPSETGTVTLALPQDVQAEAYDFPIDLFNERIWKIPRIRPDKELLLKAVEMIKNSSKPIIITGGGTIYSEATTVLNKLIDLTGIPVAETFAGKGSISYAKPENLGAVGATGTPGAVQMTAEADLIIGIGTRYSDFTTSSKTAFKNPNVKFININVTDFDSHKHSALPLISDAKAALHELIEMLKDFKVETSWRNKAIEFNKTWDKKVSEYYSDKKQFPMTQAEVVGAVNNFSDAKDVVICAAGSLPGDLHKLWRTQNEKSFHLEYGYSTMGYEIAAGIGVKMASPDREIYVMIGDGNYLMNNHEIITSIQEGIKFTIILLNNNGFASIGGLSESLGGQRFGTKYRYRNDKSGSLDGDILPVDFIKNAESLGANVLVAKSYNELTECLSKAKNADKTTVIYVETNLEKTVEGYSWWEVAVSEVSNIDSVKKAYEEYKVHKKEQRYYL
- the iolC gene encoding 5-dehydro-2-deoxygluconokinase, which gives rise to MNNSEKKYDVFTYGRSSIDLYSNNIGVPFIDIKEFGAFVGGSPLNIAVGLRRLGLKSALLSAVGNDQVGKFLLNFLKKEDVETKFIPIKDGARTSAVILGIEPPNNFPLVYYRDNCADSKFNIDDVINANISNTRLLEVSATALNIEPSRSAAFFAAEQARENKIPVLIDLDFRADQWYDARAFGVTTRAFLNYANLAIGTEEEILATMLKDPTQICIKNQQISAPEITGNIDEAIENILKTGVEALIVKRGAKGSSYYLQDGKRIDVPGFPVEVINILGAGDAFAAGFIYGYLNGWDWYKSCRLANACGAILVTKHGCANFNPTHDEVMQFIESHGGF
- the iolB gene encoding 5-deoxy-glucuronate isomerase; this translates as MNIDTKCKLLIHPNNIGSSRYHDLTSENIVWKYLNFGAQKLFKGDVWKSNTEQNEICIVLLGGKFSIESKYGKWFTENGRKNVFKGLPHAAYLPPNTEFILKCQSDEVDFAFGYCKSQNDYDGYFITPQMVKNYGIELRGGDNASRQINSILPPGSACGKLVCVEVYTPSGNWSSFPAHKHDERKVDPNGKLLEAELEEIYFYKFEKPQGFALQKVYTDNRDLNEIAEPHNNDAVLIPKGYHPVSAGHGYNTYYLNFLAGSDQSLANTDDPDHKWIYGTWEKMDERLPLVTLEMNNE
- a CDS encoding GH92 family glycosyl hydrolase, producing the protein MFRILTKNILFFFMIVNIIYSQNNFSYDFVKYVNPLIGTAPSRTISALKHGEGTENNAQVIPSVTVPFGMTNWTPQTKNVETKCVAPYYYKDSLITGFRGTHWLSGSCTQDYGSFSIMPISGKLNHLLENRGSNYSPSNEISTPYFYKINLENYNIDCEITATTRCGFLKFSFNNNEEKYIIVEPNSDENEGFIKVIPEQNEIVGYNPVHRIYQGWGESAGFSGYFVIRFEVPIQEFGVYQGQNIFKNKYEISNQEKIGAFIDFSNSSNKIINVRIGTSFVSIENARKNLDEEIGNKSFDEVKTNLKNIWNEYLSKIKIETSIEEDKVKFYTALYHSLQHPRIYSDCNGEYPSFNGGKGIKNSGKENYYSDFSVWDTYRALHPLFNIILPNKSKGMMHSLLQMAEQGGWLPIFPCWNSYTSAMIGDHVISLIADAYIKNIIDLNENEYSYLKKNATESPKEFKDYVNGKGRRALKSYMQYGFIPLEDSVKESFHQQEQVSRTLEYSYDDFALSQIAKKKRYTKDFEYFFNRSKNYKNVYDANVKSVRGKFKDGTFTKDFVKDKRMPYITEGTPWQYTWYVPHDVNGLISLMGGQEKFNMELSNFFESENYWHGNEPSHQIPFLFSYSGEQNKTNKIISKILNEEYSADPGGLSGNDDAGQMSAWYVFASMGLYPVCPGSDEYSIFLPNHEKSIIDIGNGKNFTIKKTGSNTNDEVKIILFNDKILDKNIINHSDIINGGTLEFVLE